A genomic window from Sorex araneus isolate mSorAra2 chromosome 2, mSorAra2.pri, whole genome shotgun sequence includes:
- the LOC129402073 gene encoding protein DEK-like, translating to MSASGPAAEDGDGDPAPAAPEQEPEMPERREQSEDDEEEDDDDDDEDEEEEKEKSLIVEGKREKKKVERLTMQVSSLQREPFTIAQGKGQKLCEIERIHFFLSKKKIDELRNLHKLLYNRPGTVSSLKKNVGQFSGFPFEKGSTQYKKKEEMLKKFRNAMLKSICEVLDLERSGVNSELVKRILNFLMHPKPSGKPLPKSKKSSNKGSKKERNRSGVARKAKRTKCPEILSDESSSDEDEKKNKEESSGDEDKESEEEPPKKVSKKEKPKQKTTSKSKKSAKSANVKKADSSTTKKNQNSSKKESESEDSSDDEPLIKKLKKPPTDEEIKETVKKLLANANLEEVTMKQICKEVYENYPAYDLTERKDFIKTTVKELIS from the coding sequence ATGTCGGCGTCCGGCCCCGCCGCGGAGGACGGCGACGGCGACCCGGCCCCGGCCGCGCCCGAGCAGGAGCCCGAGATGCCCGAGCGCCGGGAGCAGAGCGAggacgacgaggaggaggacgacgacgacgacgacgaggacgaggaggaagagaaagagaaaagcctcATTGTGGAAGGCAAgcgggaaaagaaaaaagtggaacgATTGACAATGCAAGTGTCTTCTTTACAGAGAGAGCCATTTACAATTGCACAAGGAAAGGGACAGAAACTTTGTGAAATTGAAAGGATACATTTCTTcctcagtaaaaagaaaatagatgaactACGAAATCTACATAAACTGCTTTACAACAGACCAGGCACAGTGTCTTCATTAAAGAAGAATGTGGGTCAGTTTAGTGGCTTTCCATTCGAAAAAGGAAGTACCCAGtataagaagaaggaagaaatgttgaaaaaatttagaaatgccATGCTCAAGAGTATCTGTGAAGTTCTTGATTTGGAGAGATCGGGTGTAAACAGTGAACTGGTGAAGAGGATCTTGAATTTTTTAATGCATCCAAAGCCTTCTGGCAAACCCTTGCCAAAATCTAAAAAATCTTCCAACAAAGGCAGCAAAAAGGAACGAAACCGTTCTGGGGTAGCAAGGAAAGCTAAGAGAACCAAGTGTCCTGAAATTCTGTCAGATGAGTCTAGCAGTgatgaagatgaaaagaaaaacaaggaagagTCTTCAGGTGATGAAGATAAAGAAAGTGAAGAGGAGCCACCAAAGAAGGTATCTAAAAAGGAAAAACCTAAACAGAAAACCACATCTAAAAGTAAAAAGTCTGCAAAAAGTGCTAATGTTAAAAAGGCAGATAGCAGCACCACCAAGAAGAATCAAAACAGTtccaaaaaagaaagtgaatctGAAGATAGTTCAGATGATGaacctttaattaaaaaactgaagaaaCCTCCTACAGATGAAGAGATAAAGGAAACAGTAAAGAAGTTGTTGGCAAATGCTAACCTGGAAGAAGTTACAATGAAGCAGATTTGCAAAGAGGTATATGAAAATTATCCTGCTTATGATTTAACTGAAAGGAAAGATTTCATTAAGACAACCGTTAAAGAGCTAATTTCTTGA